Within Cnuibacter physcomitrellae, the genomic segment TCGGCGCGCGCCTTCTCGGCCCCCGCCTCCGCCGAGGACACGGTGTCCTGCGCCAGCTTCAGCGAGCGGGCGAGCCGCTCGAGCTCGCCCTCGGACGCCTCCGCCTGCGCGCGGAGCCGGCTGAGCTTCTCGGTCCGGGACGCCAGCTGCGAGTCGTGCTCGCGCAGCGACGCGAGCGCCGCCTGCGACTGCTCCTTCGCCACCTGCAGCACACCGCGCTGCTCGGCGAGCGCGAAGCGGGCGCGCTCGATGAGCGACAGCCGCTCCTCCAGCAGGGCGGCGGCGGAGTCGCGCTCGGCGATGAGCTCGATGCGGGAGCGCGTCGCGCCGGAGCCGCCGCGCAGCACGTACCTGGTCAGCACGTCGCCGTCGCGCGACACCATCGTGAGAGCCGGTCCGATCTCGCGGCTGAGCTCCTCCCATGAGTCGCGGCCGGCCGCCAGGTCGTCGGCGACCACGACGGCGTCGAGGATGCCGGCGATGCCGGCCGGCCCGTCGACGACCCGGGTGGCCGCGGTGAGACCGGCAGGCGAGCCGAGGCCCTCCAGGGCGGCGGCCGCGCGGGATCCCCCGGCCGCGGCCGACTCCTCTCCGGCGTCCGAGGCGTCGTCCGGCGAACCGATCACGATCTCGACCCGGCCCATGTCCGACTCGGCGGCCGCGGCGACCGCATCGACCGCATCCGACGTGGAGGTCGCGAGCACCGCATCCGCCAACGGCCCGAGCGCGGCGGCGATCGCCGCCTCGAAGCCGGGCGACACCTTCACGTGGTCGGCCACCAGACCGCGGATGCCCGTGAGCCCGGCGGCGACGAGATCGGCCGAGCCGTCGCGCTGGTCGAGCGCCATCGACAGGGCGCTCGAGCGGGCGGCGAGGGCGTCGCGCTCGCGCTCGTGGGTGTGGAGCTCGTCGCGCAGGCGGTCGATCTCGCCCTCGGCCTCGAACACCGCGGCCTGCGCGAACTCGTAGGCCTCGTCGAGGTCGGTGTCGTTCTCCTCCGCCTCGGCCTGCTGCTCCTCGGCCTGCGCGAACTCGGCGCGCACCCCCTGGGCGCGGGTCGTGGCGGCGTCGAGGGCGTTCTGCTGGCGCAGCACCTCACCGCGCACGGCGGCGAGCCGGGAGTGGGCCGACTCGAGCTGGCCGGTGAGCTTGGAGAGCTCGAGGTCGTGCTTCGACACGAGCGACGACTGGTACGCGATCTGCTCGTCGAGCGAGTCGAGGGCGGCACGGGCGGAGGCGGTGGCGGCCTGGGCGTCGCGGTGCGCCTGCTCGGAGGTGCCCACGAGCGCCGCCAGCCGCTCGGCCTCCTCGCGCGACTCGGCGACCATGCCGGGGGTGACGCCCGGCTGCATCTCGGGCACGGACGCCTCGCCGCCGAGCAGCGCCAGCCGCTGGTGGGCGAGGTTGGAGAGGTTGCGCAGCCGCTGCTGCGCGCTCTCGAGGCCGAAGCTGACCTGGCGGGCGGAGTCGACGGCGTCGCCGACCTGCGCGGCCTCGATGCGGGCGATGCGGAGCGTGAACTGCTCGAGCCGCTCCTGCAGCACGATCCGCTCGGAGTGGCGCTCGCTCTCGGTGCGCGAGTGCGCGTCGAGAGCACGCCGGAGCTCGACGACCTCGTCGGCGAGCAGTCGTGCTCGCGCGTCGCGCACGATCGCCGCGATGCCCTGCGCCTGCTTCGCGATCTCCGCCTGTCGGCCGAGCGGCCGCAGCTGTCTGCGGATCTCGCCCGCGAGATCGCTGAGGCGCGTGAGGTTGGCCTGCATCGCCTCGAGCTTGCGCTGCGTCTTCTCCTTGCGGCGACGGTGCTTGAGGATGCCCGCCGCCTCCTCGATGAAGCCGCGACGACCTTCGGGGGTGGCGTGCAGCACCGCATCCAGCTGACCCTGGCCGACGATGACGTGCATCTCACGGCCGAGACCGGAGTCGCTCAGCAGCTCCTGGAGGTCGAGGAGCCGACAGCTCTCGCCGTTGATGGCGTACTCGCTGCCGCCGTTGCGGAAGAGCGTGCGGCTGATCGTCACCTCGGTGTAGTCGATGGGGAGCGCCCCGTCGGCGTTGTCGATCGTGAGCGTGACCTCGGCGCGGCCGAGCGGACCCTTCGTCGCCGTCCCGGCGAAGATGACGTCCTCCATCTTGCCGCCGCGGAGGGTCTTGGCGCCCTGCTCCCCCATCACCCAGGCGAGGGCGTCGACGACGTTGCTCTTGCCCGACCCGTTCGGGCCGACCACGCACGTGACGCCGGGCTCGAACTGGAAGGTCGTGGGGTTGGCGAAGGACTTGAACCCCTTGAGGGTCAAGCTCTTCAGGTACACGGCACGCCTCTCTACGCTCCGGGTCGGATGCGTGCCACTACGGTACCCGAGACGCGCCCGCCCGCCGCGTGGCCTCGCCGCGCGGGTGCGCGTGCGCTGCGCGGGCGTGGGCGCGTGTGCGTGCGCTTCGCGGGCGTGCGTGCGCTGCGTGCCCGCGCGGGCGGGCGCGTCGGTGGGTCCGGTGTTCGCGGGGCGAGCGCGCGGGTGTGCGTGCGGGCGGGGCTGCTTGGGCGTGGATGTGGCAGTCGTGGTGGGCTCGGCGCGCGGGAGGGCACCACGACTGCCACATCCGCTCGAGCCCCATCGGGGGCGGAGCGCCCTGATCGGCTCGGCGAGCGCCCGCAGCCGGGTGCTTGCCCGCGTGCATCCAGCACCAAGACGGCGTGGATGCGGCAGTCATGGTGGGCTCGGCGCGCGGGAGGGCACCACGAGTGCCACATCCGCTCGAGCCCCATCCGGGGCGGAGCATACGAACCGGACCCCTGAGCGACGAGCGAGCCCTGTCCGGATGCGCGACCGAGTGCGCCCGGATCGGGGCAGCACGCCCCGGGCGCGGTGGCAGAATCGAGGAATGGCCCTCGCTCCGCTCGTCTCCCCCGGGCCCGAGCTCTCCCGAGCCGAGCTGCTGCGCTACGCCCGGCAGATGGCGCTCCCGCAGATCGGTCTCGAAGGACAGCGTCGGCTGAAGAACAGCCGCGTCGTGGTGCTGGGCGCCGGCGGGCTCGGCTCGCCCGTGCTGCTCTACCTCGCGGCGGCCGGCGTCGGCACGATCGGGGTGGTCGACCGCGACACTGTCGACGTGTCGAACCTGCATCGGCAGGTCCTGCATCCGGATGCGGCTGTGGGCGAGCGCAAGGTCGCCTCCGCCGCCGAGCAGCTGCGGCGACTGAACCCGCACATCGAGGTGATCGAGCACGACGTCGAGATCACCCCGGAGACCGTGCTCGACCTCGTGTCGGAGTACGACGTGGTCGTCGACGGCACCGACACCTTCGACGTGCAGATCATCGCCGACGCAGCCTGCGCGCTCGTGGGCAAGCCCTACGTCTGGGGCTCGGTGCTGCGGTTCGACGGTCAGGCGACCGTCTTCTGGTCGCAGGCGCCCGGCGGCGCGGCACGCACGCTGTCCGATCTCTACCCCGACCTCGAGCGCCGGGGAGCGGACGCTGACGAGACCTGCGCGATCGCGGGCGTCCTCGGTCCCCTGTGCGCCACGGTCGGCGGCATCCTCGCGTCGGAGACCCTCAAGCTCCTCGGCGGATACGGCGAGCCGCTGCTCGGCCGCCTCCTCGTCGTCGATGCCCTCGACGGCACGACGACCGAGGTGCCGTTCGGCACGGCCGAGCCCGCGACGCCCCGGGTGGCGAACGTGGGCCGCCCCTACGACCCGTTCATCGACGGACCCACCGCGGGCGGCTCCCCCGGGCCTGCCGCGCGACCACGCAACGAGAGGAACACCATGCAGGACGACGCCTCCACCGACTCGGTCTCGGTCTCCGAGCTCGACTCGCTCCTCCAGGCCCGCGCCCGCGGAGAGGCGGACTTCGTGCTCGTCGA encodes:
- a CDS encoding AAA family ATPase translates to MYLKSLTLKGFKSFANPTTFQFEPGVTCVVGPNGSGKSNVVDALAWVMGEQGAKTLRGGKMEDVIFAGTATKGPLGRAEVTLTIDNADGALPIDYTEVTISRTLFRNGGSEYAINGESCRLLDLQELLSDSGLGREMHVIVGQGQLDAVLHATPEGRRGFIEEAAGILKHRRRKEKTQRKLEAMQANLTRLSDLAGEIRRQLRPLGRQAEIAKQAQGIAAIVRDARARLLADEVVELRRALDAHSRTESERHSERIVLQERLEQFTLRIARIEAAQVGDAVDSARQVSFGLESAQQRLRNLSNLAHQRLALLGGEASVPEMQPGVTPGMVAESREEAERLAALVGTSEQAHRDAQAATASARAALDSLDEQIAYQSSLVSKHDLELSKLTGQLESAHSRLAAVRGEVLRQQNALDAATTRAQGVRAEFAQAEEQQAEAEENDTDLDEAYEFAQAAVFEAEGEIDRLRDELHTHERERDALAARSSALSMALDQRDGSADLVAAGLTGIRGLVADHVKVSPGFEAAIAAALGPLADAVLATSTSDAVDAVAAAAESDMGRVEIVIGSPDDASDAGEESAAAGGSRAAAALEGLGSPAGLTAATRVVDGPAGIAGILDAVVVADDLAAGRDSWEELSREIGPALTMVSRDGDVLTRYVLRGGSGATRSRIELIAERDSAAALLEERLSLIERARFALAEQRGVLQVAKEQSQAALASLREHDSQLASRTEKLSRLRAQAEASEGELERLARSLKLAQDTVSSAEAGAEKARAELDELRARPRPILDVSSRDGLLAELERAREHEVEARLGVETARERVRAEQLRAAALEKQLESERAAAEAAARRAVIRRRQMEAATAVVEALPAVLESVDRSVDEARLLLARREAERAEQNEELTALRRDEAALRRRLQEITENVHGLELQIYEKKLHLSSLLERVGSELGLVEDVLIAEYGPDQPVPDDDAPLPAPSASGSDDESREAEDAPRASDGPDASDGEHDEDDDRGLDASGGDASDDTEEAPAPGRPFVRAEQQQRLAKAERKLAELGRVNPLALEEFEALEQRHRFLTEQLTDLTNTRKDLLTIIEEIDERMQTIFESAFADTQQAFSEVFPVLFPGGTGSITLTDPGDMLTTGIEVSVKPAGKKIERLSLLSGGERSLAAVALLMAIFKARPSPFYIMDEVEAALDDANLGRLLTTFEDLRESSQLIVITHQKRTMEIADALYGVSMRQDGVSAVVGQRVKAEQAEDVPA
- a CDS encoding ThiF family adenylyltransferase, whose protein sequence is MALAPLVSPGPELSRAELLRYARQMALPQIGLEGQRRLKNSRVVVLGAGGLGSPVLLYLAAAGVGTIGVVDRDTVDVSNLHRQVLHPDAAVGERKVASAAEQLRRLNPHIEVIEHDVEITPETVLDLVSEYDVVVDGTDTFDVQIIADAACALVGKPYVWGSVLRFDGQATVFWSQAPGGAARTLSDLYPDLERRGADADETCAIAGVLGPLCATVGGILASETLKLLGGYGEPLLGRLLVVDALDGTTTEVPFGTAEPATPRVANVGRPYDPFIDGPTAGGSPGPAARPRNERNTMQDDASTDSVSVSELDSLLQARARGEADFVLVDVREPHEHELVSIDGSVLVPLGGILSPEAREAVPADATVIVHCHHDGRSQRAAQALRQSGYDDVRFVRGGIDAWVAEIEPEKPRY